One Janthinobacterium sp. TB1-E2 genomic region harbors:
- a CDS encoding sensor domain-containing diguanylate cyclase yields MHATKEAADTDAIPAQPEVLSKHKRPVIVWASIAFFCMCAMLLGMTIWIVWSSREVRLHEARATTEHMARTLATQAYMELEVADVMLEDIVEHIRNEGNNDATGERLQSHLQQLSKNIVEIAGVFIFDSRGDWLASSSGAGQDGNNADRDYFTYHKTHAQLGSRISAPVRSKSSGQWVLPVSRRVELADGSFAGVVLVTLGLASFERIYDSLNLGNTGTAFFALDDGTLIYRRPFQPGVIGMDISSGAVLRAYREKGPVGTAMMTAKVDEIERLYSYRHLQRFPVIVAAGLSEEDIFAEWQRLSMQIVLASLAAGAALIYLFRKLMRQIAVRDHIEASLRVATTELRHANADLAARASQDGLTGLANRRCFDETLAHELKRAQRSGHEVSLIMLDVDFFKKFNDQYGHVAGDECLQAVSGAVARSVGRAEDLAARYGGEEFAVIMPGTGAAGALEVAQAIRAAVEGLQIPHAASANAVVTVSLGAATLQPGQDRPTDSSELIREADALLYQSKNTGRNRVSGGVPAA; encoded by the coding sequence ATGCACGCAACAAAAGAAGCAGCAGATACCGACGCCATCCCGGCGCAGCCCGAGGTCTTGAGCAAGCACAAGCGGCCAGTGATCGTCTGGGCCAGCATCGCCTTCTTTTGCATGTGCGCCATGCTGCTTGGCATGACCATCTGGATCGTCTGGTCTTCGCGCGAAGTGCGCTTGCACGAGGCTAGGGCGACGACGGAACACATGGCGCGCACCCTTGCGACCCAAGCGTACATGGAGCTGGAAGTCGCCGATGTGATGCTGGAAGATATCGTCGAGCACATCCGCAACGAAGGCAATAATGACGCGACCGGCGAGCGGCTGCAATCGCATCTGCAGCAGCTGTCGAAGAATATCGTGGAAATTGCCGGCGTCTTCATTTTTGACAGCCGCGGAGACTGGCTGGCCAGCTCGTCCGGCGCCGGGCAGGACGGCAACAATGCGGACCGCGACTACTTTACTTATCACAAGACGCATGCGCAGCTGGGCAGCCGCATCAGCGCGCCCGTGCGCAGCAAATCCAGCGGGCAATGGGTCTTGCCCGTGTCGCGCCGGGTGGAATTGGCGGACGGCTCCTTTGCGGGAGTGGTGCTGGTCACCCTCGGGCTCGCCTCCTTCGAACGCATCTACGATAGCCTCAACCTTGGCAATACGGGCACGGCCTTCTTTGCCCTCGACGACGGCACCTTGATCTACCGCCGGCCATTCCAGCCCGGCGTCATCGGCATGGATATTTCGTCGGGTGCAGTCCTGCGCGCCTACCGCGAAAAAGGGCCTGTCGGCACGGCCATGATGACGGCGAAGGTGGACGAAATCGAACGGCTGTACAGCTATCGCCACCTGCAGCGCTTTCCCGTCATCGTGGCGGCGGGGCTATCGGAGGAAGATATTTTCGCCGAATGGCAGCGCTTGAGCATGCAAATCGTGCTGGCGTCGCTGGCGGCAGGCGCGGCGCTGATCTACTTGTTCCGCAAGCTGATGCGGCAGATTGCCGTACGCGACCATATCGAAGCCAGCCTGCGCGTGGCCACGACGGAGCTGCGGCACGCCAATGCGGACCTGGCGGCGCGGGCCTCGCAGGATGGCTTGACGGGGCTGGCCAACCGCCGCTGTTTCGACGAGACCTTGGCGCATGAATTGAAGCGCGCCCAGCGCAGCGGGCACGAAGTGTCGCTGATCATGCTGGACGTGGATTTCTTCAAGAAATTCAACGATCAGTATGGCCACGTGGCGGGCGACGAGTGCCTGCAGGCGGTTTCCGGCGCCGTGGCGCGCAGCGTCGGCCGGGCCGAAGACCTGGCGGCCCGTTACGGCGGCGAAGAGTTCGCCGTCATCATGCCCGGCACCGGCGCGGCGGGCGCCCTGGAAGTCGCGCAAGCGATCCGGGCGGCCGTGGAAGGCTTGCAGATTCCCCACGCGGCCAGCGCGAACGCAGTCGTGACCGTCAGCCTGGGCGCGGCCACGCTCCAGCCTGGCCAAGACCGCCCCACAGATAGCAGCGAGCTGATACGCGAGGCCGATGCCTTGCTGTACCAGTCGAAAAACACGGGCCGCAACCGCGTCAGCGGCGGCGTACCAGCAGCATGA